The following proteins come from a genomic window of Anopheles ziemanni chromosome 3, idAnoZiCoDA_A2_x.2, whole genome shotgun sequence:
- the LOC131288401 gene encoding cystatin-like protein, giving the protein MSEKPVLCGGVAEDSDHDSAEHAERIVAALASTDGHAGKTYKLHRVTKQVVAGMLFTYIISFENDESGQQYKITVWDRPWLKESQPDEALKITFEKHT; this is encoded by the coding sequence ATGTCTGAAAAGCCCGTGCTTTGTGGAGGGGTTGCCGAGGACTCGGACCACGACAGTGCGGAACACGCCGAACGTATCGTAGCTGCATTGGCCTCGACGGACGGGCATGCTGGAAAGACGTACAAGCTGCACCGTGTGACCAAGCAAGTCGTTGCAGGAATGTTGTTTACGTACATCATTTCGTTCGAAAATGATGAATCTGGCCAGCAGTACAAGATCACCGTTTGGGACCGACCGTGGCTGAAGGAGTCACAACCGGACGAAGCCCTGAAGATCACGTTCGAGAAGCATACATAG
- the LOC131288237 gene encoding tetratricopeptide repeat protein 30 homolog, translated as MFSQNMIIRDGEYTKTIYTMIKEERFQDAINTLNGIPESSTTRAGLSLLGHCYYQIQDFIEAANCYEQLINIVPDVQEYRLYYAQSLFQAGLFEEAQKIVASGLESPELKEKVLQLQSAIAYGNEDYTTAQSLLLQRQDGNGQEASIKNDEGCLLYQANMFEDALQRYVPALQAGGFNPHVAYNAALCHYRRKENSQALNYIAEIVERGIRNHPELGVGAQAETEGGARSVGNPPALAASGLAQAFNLKAAIEYQEGNIEGAREALTDLPPRSEPELDPVTLHNMALTDPIGGGAGLRRLAFLLELGPPTCPPETFANLLLLCCKHEMYDTAADILAEHTHLTYKYLSPYLYDLLDALITAQSTSEEAEQKLGTLANSIGGRLRALAAKVQECRSATDQNALRMALREYEGALESYLPVAMARAWIPWRMDDFQGAEREFRASAEFCSETPSWRLHAAHVLFMRGDRYKEAAAFYEPIVRQNYDDILSIPASVLANLCVAYIMTSQNEEAEELMRKVERAEERKGNANGQCLHLCIVNLVIGTLYCAKNNYEFGLSRIAHALDGGSGARLCADTWIHVKRCVLGLLTGMAKQTIVLPSIALQETLNFLRACEAYGLTIPSVLTGPLEDSGEQPPTIGLEARKLRSLLLKLMEYK; from the exons atgttttcgcAAAACATGATCATTCGAGATGGAGAATACACAAAAACGATTTATACCATG ATCAAGGAAGAACGTTTTCAGGATGCAATCAATACGCTTAATGGGATTCCGGAATCTTCTACGACCCGTGCAGGACTCTCCTTACTCGGCCATTGCTATTACCAGATACAGGATTTTATCGAGGCGGCCAACTGCTACGAACAACTGATAAACATCGTACCGGATGTGCAGGAGTACCGCCTTTACTACGCCCAGTCCCTCTTTCAAGCGGGTTTATTTGAGGAGGCACAGAAAATAGTAGCATCTGGTTTGGAGTCGCCGGAGCTTAAGGAAAAAGTTTTGCAACTGCAATCCGCAATCGCTTACGGGAACGAAGACTATACGACCGCCCAGTCGTTGTTGCTTCAGCGTCAGGATGGAAATGGGCAGGAGGCAAGCATCAAGAACGACGAAGGTTGTCTGCTCTACCAGGCGAATATGTTCGAGGACGCCCTGCAACGTTACGTGCCGGCGTTACAAGCGGGCGGGTTCAATCCCCACGTGGCGTACAATGCGGCCCTTTGCCATTACCGCCGTAAGGAAAATTCACAGGCGCTTAACTATATTGCCGAGATTGTGGAACGTGGCATCCGGAACCATCCGGAGTTGGGTGTTGGGGCTCAGGCGGAAACTGAGGGAGGAGCCCGGAGCGTTGGTAATCCGCCGGCCCTGGCCGCATCGGGATTAGCACAGGCCTTCAATCTGAAGGCAGCCATTGAGTATCAGGAAGGGAATA TTGAAGGTGCTCGTGAGGCTTTGACGGATCTTCCACCCCGCTCGGAACCGGAACTGGACCCTGTGACGTTGCATAATATGGCTCTTACAGATCCCATCGGAGGAGGTGCCGGTTTGCGACGGTTGGCGTTCTTACTCGAGCTCGGTCCACCAACCTGTCCACCGGAAACGTTCGCTAATCTTCTGCTGCTCTGCTGCAAGCACGAAATGTACGACACTGCGGCAGATATTCTTGCCGAGCACACACACCTTACGTACAAATACCTCTCACCGTACTTGTACGATCTTCTGGACGCTCTTATAACTGCACAATCAACTTCGGAAGAAGCGGAGCAAAAGCTGGGCACGTTGGCCAACAGCATCGGGGGGAGGCTGCGAGCCCTTGCGGCAAAGGTACAGGAGTGTCGTTCTGCTACCGACCAAAACGCCCTACGTATGGCTCTCCGCGAGTACGAGGGTGCACTCGAAAGCTACCTACCGGTGGCGATGGCCCGTGCCTGGATTCCGTGGCGTATGGACGATTTTCAGGGCGCAGAACGAGAGTTTCGTGCCAGTGCGGAGTTTTGCTCCGAAACGCCCTCCTGGCGCCTACACGCTGCCCATGTCCTATTCATGCGCGGCGATCGGTACAAGGAGGCGGCCGCTTTCTACGAGCCGATTGTGCGTCAAAATTACGACGATATTCTATCCATTCCTGCATCCGTGTTGGCGAACCTTTGCGTAGCGTACATCATGACGTCCCAGAATGAGGAAGCCGAGGAGCTGATGCGCAAAGTGGAGCGAGCCGAGGAACGCAAGGGAAACGCGAATGGACAATGTTTGCATTTGTGCATCGTCAATCTGGTCATTGGGACGCTTTACTGTGCGAAGAATAACTACGAGTTTGGGCTGTCCCGGATTGCGCACGCACTTGACGGAGGATCCGGAGCGCGGCTGTGCGCGGACACCTGGATCCACGTGAAGCGGTGCGTGCTGGGACTTCTCACGGGGATGGCCAAGCAGACGATTGTCTTGCCATCGATCGCGCTGCAGGAAACATTGAATTTTTTGAGGGCATGCGAGGCGTACGGGTTGACCATACCGTCCGTTTTGACTGGGCCACTAGAAGATTCTGGAGAGCAGCCACCGACCATTGGGCTGGAAGCTCGTAAGCTTAGGAGCTTGCTACTGAAATTGATGGAGTATAAGTAG
- the LOC131286828 gene encoding single-strand selective monofunctional uracil DNA glycosylase, which produces MLRKKLKLDTESCTTSPACAVMDEFALSQFANNPKQKLKHTTTVPVPCVGPIINMPSMKESYEKEQSGIPYWRQVYRIELDLSAGLRKIVLPSNVAACYDPIDYAAEIHSAYLERFLDGPKPVLFVGMNPGPWGMCQTGVPFGYVPAVRDWMGLRGTVSKPTPELPARPVEGLSCTREEQSGKRWWGLFQELCGTPEAFFRSCFVYNLCPLAFFHDSGRNITPSELKGKAKGEIQTISEQYLSIALTVLKPQIIISVGRYTEDRVKSLIKQQKLNPSIVTHCMPHPSPRSLNNTNWNEKAKVWLTDHGIMPYLTA; this is translated from the exons ATGCTACGCAAAAAGTTGAAACTCGACACTGAAAGTTGCACCACGTCCCCGGCTTGTGCAGTAATGGATGAATTCGCACTGTCCCAATTTGCAAACAAtccgaaacaaaaactaaaacacacaACGACCGTACCGGTGCCCTGTGTAGGCCCAATCATCAACATGCCTTCCATGAAGGAATCCTACGAAAAGGAGCAAAGCGGTATTCCATATTGGCGGCAGGTGTATCGTATCGAGCTGGATCTTTCGGCCGGCTTGCGCAAAATTGTCTTACCCTCCAACGTTGCCGCTTGCTACGATCCAATCGATTATGCGGCGGAAATTCACAGCGCCTACTTGGAGCGCTTTCTGGATGGTCCCAAGCCGGTGCTCTTTGTCGGCATGAATCCTGGGCCATGGGGAATGTGCCAAACCGGG GTTCCATTCGGGTACGTTCCGGCCGTCCGGGACTGGATGGGCCTGCGGGGAACGGTGTCGAAACCAACACCAGAACTACCTGCCCGCCCAGTGGAAGGTTTATCGTGTACCCGCGAAGAACAGAGTGGCAAACGCTGGTGGGGACTTTTTCAAGAGTTGTGCGGTACGCCGGAAGCATTTTTCCGTTCCTGCTTTGTGTACAACCTTTGTCCGTTGGCATTTTTTCACGATTCAGGTCGGAATATTACGCCCAGCGAGCTCAAG GGCAAAGCGAAAGGAGAAATTCAAACAATTTCGGAGCAATATTTATCGATCGCCCTTACGGTGCTCAAACCTCAGATCATCATTTCAGTCGGTCGATACACAGAAGATCGAGTGAAATCTCTCATTAAACAACAGAAATTGAATCCTTCCATCGTAACGCACTGCATGCCTCATCCGAGCCCGCGAAGTTTGAACAACACGAACTGGAACGAGAAGGCTAAGGTTTGGCTCACCGATCACGGAATAATGCCTTACCTGACCGCTTAG
- the LOC131286829 gene encoding tRNA-specific adenosine deaminase 2 gives MERFMEDALQQARIANNLKEVPVGCVFVYGPAHEIIAQGCNLVNETKNATRHVEFICIDQALEYGRRKGIVPAKSIFTDITVVVTVEPCIMCAAALLNLGIREIIYGCRNDRFGGCTVLDVPKLLQSTVPIRGGVRAEEAMELLKEFYKGENPSAPVPKPRAKSLGAKT, from the coding sequence ATGGAAAGATTTATGGAAGATGCGCTGCAACAAGCTCGCATTGCGAATAACCTCAAAGAGGTGCCGGtaggttgtgtttttgtgtacGGCCCAGCGCACGAAATCATTGCCCAGGGATGTAATCTAGTGAACGAAACCAAAAATGCCACCCGGCATGTCGAATTTATCTGCATCGATCAGGCGCTCGAGTATGGGCGCCGGAAGGGAATTGTTCCTGCGAAGTCGATCTTCACCGACATTACCGTCGTGGTAACCGTCGAGCCTTGTATTATGTGTGCTGCAGCGCTACTCAATCTGGGTATACGGGAAATCATTTATGGATGCCGAAATGATCGCTTCGGAGGATGCACCGTGCTCGATGTACCCAAATTACTCCAGTCAACTGTTCCCATCCGTGGGGGTGTACGAGCGGAGGAAGCCATGGAACTGCTGAAAGAATTCTACAAAGGGGAAAATCCCTCCGCTCCCGTGCCAAAGCCAAGGGCCAAGAGTTTGGGCGCTAAAACGTGA
- the LOC131284882 gene encoding vitellogenin-1 — MSAESGMEHVENAHFSQQQSEIDLLSNPIAMVTASGCETTAVRDGRTIDSPIAAGKVAPAELVQATTVANDGGADGSNEDGRPLSSFTDMAAKMNSNKTATTTGAQTDSRSLSSNQRNSGTPNSATGGKTSGTGGAGGGGGGKRKRRRGKSQRGKSSSNRPYSKTQWKYQKSSGQSGRTGLVVESGTGNNKRRLEHHYALGARRKTPFLLSDQPPLVPYNTNRFLMEDHMPQVLTPSGRTRDSSFSIDSEENYFYSLPEDEEDFLTKEFSDVYEKARCEQIESLSHAELIQEYIKLAVDYEQVLRRNTSMASTISKVAEESSANVPADILALVEYSGSQNYEFATYKQSILESQVRELVKENAELRRQLDQAKRMGLVVSTKSSPSYCAPDRGSLRGAAALDLMDIEQHGTADSSTSEDSESDSSSTSSSSSSSSSSSSSSASSMSDDDEPMATEGRAPSTVNSGQMSTTLRSDASMANGVDLHPNGEEDVEVNDRDSVVDDDEQQPLLNGGEDLSLSPRPFVAVE; from the exons ATGTCTGCTGAAAGTGGCATGGAACATGTAGAAAATGCGCATTTTTCGCAGCAGCAAAGCGAAATCGACCTACTCTCCAATCCTATCGCAATGGTGACTGCCAGCGGCTGCGAGACGACAGCAGTCCGCGATGGGCGTACAATTGACTCGCCGATCGCGGCAGGCAAGGTAGCGCCGGCTGAGTTAGTACAAGCGACGACCGTCGCAAATGATGGAGGCGCTGATGGTTCGAACGAAGATGGTCGTCCGTTGAGCAGTTTTACTGACATGGCTGCTAAGATGAATTCGAACAAAACCGCCACTACGACGGGTGCGCAAACTGATAGCCGGAGCCTTAGTAGCAATCAGAGAAATAGTGGCACACCAAATAGTGCTACTGGTGGCAAAACCAGTGGCACCGGTGGGGCAggaggtggtggcggtggcaaaCGAAAAAGGCGCCGCGGAAAATCACAGCGCGGTAAATCCAGTTCAAATCGACCGTACAGTAAGACCCAGTGGAAGTACCAGAAGTCATCTGGACAGTCCGGTCGCACGGGGTTAGTAGTGGAGAGCGGTACCGGGAATAATAAACGGCGCCTGGAGCATCACTACGCACTTGGGGCTCGCCGAAAGACACCATTTCTGCTGTCCGATCAGCCACCGCTCGTACCGTACAACACCAACCGCTTTCTGATGGAGGACCATATGCCACAAGTGCTGACCCCGTCAGGTAGAACGCGCGATTCTAGTTTTTCTATAGATtcagaagaaaattatttttactcACTCCCAGAGGACGAAGAGGATTTCCTCACCAAGGAGTTTTCCGACGTGTACGAGAAGGCGCGTTGCGAACAGATCGAGAGCCTCAGCCACGCGGAGCTGATACAGGAGTACATAAAGCTCGCGGTCGACTATGAACAGGTGTTGCGCCGTAATACGTCCATGGCTAGTACGATAAGCAAGGTGGCGGAAGAGTCGTCAGCGAACGTGCCAGCCGATATTTTGGCACTAGTAGAATACAGTGGGTCGCAAAATTACGAATTTGCCACTTACAAGCAAAGTATTTTGGAGAGTCAAGTGCGTGAACTTGTGAAGGAGAATGCTG AACTGCGTCGCCAGTTGGACCAGGCGAAGCGTATGGGTCTGGTAGTATCCACCAAATCATCTCCATCATACTGCGCACCGGATCGAGGATCACTCCGAGGGGCAGCAGCGTTAGATCTGATGGATATCGAGCAGCATGGGACAGCCGATAGTAGCACCAGCGAAGACAGCGAATCGGATAGCTCGAGCACCAgttccagcagcagctccagtagtagcagtagcagtagtagtgCCAGCAGCATGAGCGATGACGATGAACCTATGGCCACCGAGGGAAGAGCACCTTCAACGGTGAACAGTGGCCAGATGAGTACTACACTGCGGTCTGATGCATCAATGGCGAATGGAGTAGATCTCCACCCGAACGGAGAAGAAGATGTTGAGGTAAACGATCGGGACAGTgtggttgatgatgatgagcagCAACCCCTTTTGAACGGTGGAGAGGATCTATCGTTATCCCCCCGGCCATTTGTGGCTGTGGAATAG
- the LOC131286399 gene encoding protein FAM91A1 has product MGSGFVSSKVEECIRRNIAWKDLSIDVRKALNIDENDYRRQILDYSLLNQLRFRGNIVYGVSKNEKKYYERLVEVNIQALHIFPYHLADVITKGLRVTPFNYYTDMIAFLLTHDKNYDALPNFTAADCLRVLGIGRNEYLSISSDLKSSSPRSFFKKNPYHFLPKFPRTVTMHPWWIVEIGHILEKDVENLSMEEINLIDQLIDCGPQTAGTLNLETVQKLYRKGLIYLDVPISGDDRINIPPLRNFVMNRVAGDYFENLLYNVFVTTDEQCSISELSQILQVHMDTVKQATSLFCRLGFAKIKNAFTEYKMDESWLKQQTESGDDAAAYNYHALLLSEVPLEVKPSPDGSLPSVPFFPSSDPASPTSPTASDVLSSALVKEKSPTESAALVAKGKRVGFLFDSTLTAFLMMGNLSPGLKTHAITLFEVGKLCDEGMADLLEELEKVSMLDAESEGDVSRYFNHAVLLRSTIVALKSSLKIELDLLRLESIEGLDVHTRNRLMERKYKYLISAAPLSGSLSSQFTIPFFGQFYQSSADSHIWSKLFYYHMGGYGPPSLFLKKGTVLKTLPRIFLGYGKLLITIVNTDSYVLNSEKFYTLNEHLKNECLLIQGYGVSEPAKVHYEPFPFNINDENNTWGQHGAWNGLSQVINMEQTFGYVTFINTGVPDLGCNDCNQTVVLKRHTDKKHKNASKPGKLTKMSTEPSSGKTEETMTTDDLCTAEGTNGSVEEGNDDQTVLQAAESDSDTEISRKNSLQNAAEDWTLLDINFGIPLFDVDCNTKICQYIVQRLCNDENISILKEVNQQMERKYLKFISQCLFFDDENMELIKAGKYVPKLRINLAYENGKIQSWDGK; this is encoded by the exons ATGGGATCCGGATTCGTGTCCAGCAAGGTGGAGGAATGCATACGTCGTAATATCGCCTGGAAGGACCTGAGTATCGACGTACGAAAG GCATTGAACATCGACGAAAATGACTATCGGAGGCAAATCCTGGACTACAGTCTCCTCAATCAACTCCGCTTTCGTGGCAATATAG TGTACGGagtgtcgaaaaatgagaaaaaatactACGAGCGGCTAGTGGAGGTGAACATACAAGCGCTGCACATTTTCCCTTATCACCTTGCGGACGTTATCACCAAGGGATTGCGTGTGACGCCGTTCAACTACTATACAG ATATGATTGCATTCCTGCTAACACACGATAAAAACTATGATGCACTGCCCAACTTCACGGCTGCCGACTGTCTGCGGGTGCTGGGAATTGGTCGGAACGAGTATCTGTCCATTTCGAGCGATCTGAAGTCAAGCTCACCGAGGTCGTTCTTCAAGAAGAATCCCTACCACTTCCTGCCAAAGTTCCCCCGTACCGTTACGATGCATCCGTGGTGGATAGTCGAGATTGGTCACATATTGGAGAAAGATGTCGAG AACCTCAGCATGgaggaaattaatttgatCGATCAGTTGATTGACTGCGGTCCGCAAACGGCCGGCACACTAAATCTAGAAACGGTGCAGAAGCTCTATCGGAAGGGGTTGATATATCTGGACGTTCCGATCAGTGGTGATGATCGTATAAACATTCCACCGTTGCGCAATTTTGTGATGAATCGTGTGGCCGGGGACTATTTCGAAAACCTGCTATACAATGTGTTCGTGACGACCGACGAGCAGTGTTCGATTTCAGAG CTATCGCAGATACTTCAAGTTCACATGGATACGGTGAAGCAAGCCACTTCGCTTTTCTGCCGGCTCGGGTttgccaaaataaaaaacgccTTCACCGAGTACAAAATGGATGAAAGTTGGCTCAAACAGCAAACGGAGAGCGGTGATGATGCGGCTGCTTACAACTACCACGCCTTACTCCTTTCCGAGGTGCCTCTCGAGGTGAAACCGTCGCCGGATGGGAGTTTACCATCCGTTCCGTTCTTTCCTTCGTCCGATCCAGCCAGTCCAACGTCCCCAACAGCCAGCGATGTTCTTTCGTCGGCCTTGGTCAAAGAAAAATCGCCCACGGAAAGTGCCGCTCTGGTCGCTAAAGGGAAGCGTGTCGGATTCCTGTTCGATTCAACGCTGACGGCCTTCCTGATGATGGGAAACCTGTCGCCCGGTTTGAAGACGCACGCCATCACGCTTTTCGAGGTGGGCAAGCTGTGCGACGAAGGAATGGCTGATTTGCTGGAGGAACTGGAGAAGGTATCAATGCTCGATGCGGAATCCGAGGGAGACGTAAGCCGGTACTTTAACCACGCGGTGCTACTCCGATCGACGATCGTGGCGTTGAAGAGCTCGCTAAAGATCGAGCTGGATCTGCTGCGACTGGAAAGTATCGAGGGCCTGGACGTTCACACGAGAAACAGACTAATGGAGCGCAAGTACAAGTACCTTATATCGGCCGCACCCCTGTCCGGGTCGCTGTCTAGTCAGTTCACCATTCCCTTCTTCGGCCAATTCTACCAAAGCTCGGCCGATTCGCACATTTGGTCGAAGCTGTTTTACTACCACATGGGTGGTTACGGGCCACCGTCCTTGTTCCTGAAGAAAG GAACTGTATTGAAAACTTTGCCTCGAATATTTCTCGGATACGGAAAGCTGCTTATTACAATCGTCAACACCGACTCGTACGTGCTAAAttcggaaaagttttacaCGCTAAACGAACACTTGAAGAACGAGTGCTTGCTCATACAGGGATACGGGGTTAGCGAACCAGCAAAGGTGCATTACGAACCGTTTCCCTTTAACATCAACG ATGAAAATAACACTTGGGGACAACATGGCGCTTGGAATGGACTCTCGCAGGTCATCAACATGGAGCAAACGTTCGGTTATGTGACGTTTATAAACACCGGAGTCCCTGACCTGG GTTGTAACGATTGCAACCAAACCGTCGTACTTAAGAGGCATACGGATAAGAAGCACAAGAACGCATCCAAACCGGGAAAGCTTACCAAAATGAGTACAGAACCTTCTTCGGGGAAAACAGAAGAAACTATGACTACTGATGATTTATGCACTGCCGAGGGAACGAATGGAAGTGTCGAAGAAGGAAATGATGATCAAACAGTATTGCAAGCGGCAGAATCTGATTCCGACACAG aaATCTCAAGGAAAAATTCCCTTCAGAATGCCGCAGAG GATTGGACTCTACTGGATATCAATTTTGGAATACCACTCTTCGATGTTGACTGTAACACCAAAATTTGCCAATATATTGTGCAGCGACTGTGCAATGACGAAAA CATATCAATCTTGAAAGAAGTCAATCAACAGATGGAAAGGAAATAtcttaaatttatttcccaATGTTTG TTCTTCGACGACGAAAACATGGAGCTAATAAAGGCGGGAAAGTACGTGCCAAAGCTACGCATCAATCTTGCATacgaaaatggtaaaattCAAAGCTGGGAcggcaaatga